A single genomic interval of Aureliella helgolandensis harbors:
- a CDS encoding carboxypeptidase-like regulatory domain-containing protein, producing MFSKSQWSFSVLLVVVAVGLSGCSSGEYGQVTGTVLAGGEPLKGALLEYYPKAGGSASSARTDENGRYELVLDRDNMGALIGEHTVKITTFGSEGGGDYGAQESPETLPAKYNVASELFRTVTGGTNVIDFELDYEGQVVQPPGAGGGRY from the coding sequence GTGTTTTCAAAATCACAATGGAGTTTTTCGGTTCTGCTAGTAGTGGTAGCAGTGGGATTGAGCGGTTGTAGTTCTGGTGAGTATGGACAAGTGACCGGCACGGTCCTGGCGGGTGGAGAGCCGTTAAAAGGAGCCTTGCTTGAGTATTACCCGAAAGCGGGAGGATCTGCATCGAGTGCTCGCACCGACGAGAATGGCCGCTACGAATTGGTATTGGATCGTGACAATATGGGGGCATTGATCGGCGAGCACACCGTCAAGATCACAACCTTTGGCTCTGAGGGTGGCGGTGATTACGGCGCTCAGGAGTCACCCGAGACTCTACCAGCAAAGTACAACGTTGCCAGCGAGTTGTTTCGTACTGTTACGGGAGGCACCAACGTGATTGACTTCGAGCTCGATTATGAGGGGCAAGTGGTTCAGCCCCCAGGAGCTGGCGGCGGGCGGTATTGA
- a CDS encoding DUF1559 domain-containing protein, producing the protein MSKRNGFTLVELLVVIAIIGILVGLLLPAVQAAREAARRMQCSNNLKQLSLACLNYESSYRKFPMGFVPARANYADNNNVEAWGWTVLVMPFIEQGNLHSQLGAGQYSLADVLAGSNPNLVNPVPVLQSELAAFRCPSDASEDQAKSARHFGGGWGTNQGSHGNWKPGLTNYFSSRGTRDSNQKVNDTYGMFMENRAVKIGDVSDGTSNTFCIGERDSKYGRSGAWCGTRNPFGEGSRGFYTCTANVRAPLNSPSPPNNWASKNRGAGAGFSSLHTGGAQFAYVDGSVHFISQSIDWRTDSTPNGHSYDPNPPEDTMGTYQRLGRREDGFVFSIDP; encoded by the coding sequence ATGAGTAAGCGCAATGGGTTTACGTTAGTCGAGCTGCTGGTGGTGATTGCCATCATTGGCATTCTGGTGGGATTGCTGCTGCCGGCTGTGCAGGCGGCGCGCGAGGCGGCGCGGCGGATGCAGTGCTCCAATAATCTCAAGCAATTGAGTTTGGCTTGCCTTAACTACGAGAGTTCGTATCGGAAGTTCCCGATGGGGTTCGTGCCAGCCCGCGCGAACTATGCCGACAACAATAATGTGGAAGCTTGGGGCTGGACCGTGTTGGTGATGCCTTTTATTGAGCAGGGCAACCTCCATTCTCAGCTTGGGGCGGGGCAGTATTCTCTGGCGGATGTCTTGGCGGGCTCCAATCCAAACTTGGTCAATCCGGTTCCTGTGCTCCAGTCCGAGCTCGCAGCGTTTCGCTGTCCCAGCGATGCCAGTGAAGATCAAGCCAAGTCGGCGCGCCACTTCGGTGGCGGATGGGGAACCAATCAGGGCAGCCATGGAAATTGGAAGCCAGGATTGACGAACTATTTCAGCAGTCGTGGGACTCGCGATAGCAACCAGAAGGTGAATGACACCTACGGCATGTTCATGGAGAATCGTGCGGTCAAGATTGGGGACGTGAGCGATGGAACCAGCAACACATTCTGCATCGGAGAACGCGATTCGAAGTATGGTCGATCTGGAGCTTGGTGCGGAACACGGAATCCCTTCGGAGAGGGAAGCCGCGGTTTCTATACCTGTACGGCCAACGTGCGTGCTCCTTTGAATTCACCGAGTCCTCCCAATAATTGGGCTTCGAAGAATCGTGGTGCGGGTGCTGGTTTTTCGAGCTTGCACACCGGTGGTGCTCAATTTGCCTACGTCGACGGTTCGGTGCATTTCATCTCTCAAAGCATCGACTGGCGAACCGATTCCACACCCAATGGCCATTCCTATGATCCCAATCCTCCCGAGGATACGATGGGTACCTACCAACGATTGGGACGCCGGGAAGACGGCTTTGTCTTTTCGATCGATCCTTAA
- a CDS encoding DMT family transporter, whose translation MTTVPPGSALNRGQVSDGHWGGRLQIVLAAVLWSTSGFFAKAPWFDAWPDDVRGIMLAFWRSFFAMLVLLPLIRRPQWRWPMAPMMICFATMVWSFMSAMVHGPAANAIWLQYLCPAWVFLVGLLFLKERVRAADVWMFCFCLGGVLLILCMEMWQGSQLYATTLGILSGVSFAGVLLSMRTLRDVDPTWLILLNHSATVAILSPWVLAGRQSHVSTGSYIALALFGVFQMSLPYVLFARGLRTTSSPEASVLALIEPILVPIWVFVAWHTHPTYEAPAWWAWAGAGLILIGLLNRYLPRTGSCVNP comes from the coding sequence ATGACCACTGTCCCTCCAGGCAGTGCACTGAATCGGGGGCAAGTGTCGGATGGACACTGGGGCGGTCGCTTGCAGATTGTGCTGGCGGCCGTGTTGTGGAGTACGAGCGGCTTCTTTGCCAAGGCGCCTTGGTTCGACGCGTGGCCCGATGATGTGCGAGGTATCATGCTGGCCTTCTGGCGCAGCTTCTTTGCAATGCTGGTGCTGTTGCCGTTGATTCGCCGCCCGCAATGGCGATGGCCAATGGCCCCGATGATGATCTGCTTTGCGACCATGGTTTGGTCGTTCATGTCTGCTATGGTGCATGGACCTGCGGCCAACGCCATCTGGTTGCAGTATCTGTGCCCGGCGTGGGTCTTCCTGGTTGGCTTGCTATTTCTCAAGGAGCGCGTGCGAGCGGCCGACGTTTGGATGTTCTGCTTTTGCTTGGGGGGAGTGCTGCTAATCTTGTGCATGGAGATGTGGCAGGGAAGCCAGTTGTATGCGACGACGCTGGGGATTTTGTCGGGAGTCAGCTTCGCTGGCGTGCTGTTGTCGATGCGAACGCTGCGGGATGTCGATCCCACATGGCTCATTTTGCTCAACCATTCCGCCACTGTGGCCATTCTTTCGCCGTGGGTGCTGGCGGGACGACAGTCGCATGTTTCTACAGGCAGCTACATTGCGTTGGCGTTGTTTGGCGTATTCCAGATGTCGCTCCCCTACGTCTTGTTCGCCCGAGGGTTGCGCACCACATCGAGCCCTGAAGCGTCGGTGCTCGCCCTAATTGAACCGATCCTCGTTCCCATTTGGGTGTTCGTTGCTTGGCACACCCATCCCACCTACGAAGCACCAGCTTGGTGGGCATGGGCTGGGGCTGGATTGATCTTGATTGGGTTGCTCAATCGGTACCTTCCACGCACTGGAAGTTGCGTGAACCCGTAA
- the ccsA gene encoding cytochrome c biogenesis protein produces MVISKVMNVATGTVSNSASRSHASSTTSAPLAILKTLGSLKITVAMFAMGILIVLFGTLAQDEMDLSQVKREFFNCWIASIPLDILFPVTLFPHELPYLGGFGFYFPGGATIGLILLINLIAAKTTRFSIQGKGGKLWAGILIAALGAALVTVVIVGGHATDGLQGKPPITYDTLWNLMKGGFVLLTLALMTYAILAKIPRLARILAGTSAVILFGVSALVLSGGESVRLDDPGLRIVWQLLQATIASSVMLAGLWLIFGKRGGNVLIHIGVGLLMVGQFVFGDRQVEQRIGLAEGTKTNLVVIEDQTEIALIDTSDSENDTVYAIPEALVRKVAGKDTVIDDPALPCKVKVLQWMRNSTLAQITDPDNNPATSGFGLQAIAVEATPVGAAIMDARNIGAAYVQLIDRETDKPIETLLLSQQMNDISQLTAAMESDQYEAVTIDGKSFEVGIRFRQSRKPYDVELVDVERINYSGTDTPRDYSSRIVITDRESGDSQEGKTWMNNPIRYKGETFYQSRYNQIPTPNGEVIETTGLQVVENAGWVIPYMSCMMVFVGMFAHFGVTFLTFSNRYARGSIPNAQTTKRGAGGLVSRLGIAAVSLGVCGLVCGYFAKPQHYSRDQLNLNIVNNLPVQHEGRIKPFDTVARNVLQTISQPIFGSVPYVKDEHGEKRQPSEWLLGVMAGQDWVRKAEVFRIYAPEVRGLFDLPPRKGYRYSYAELEPKLPTFREEIAPLRAKESDTFDFFEKKLAQLHGQINLYDLLYLSYQMPPLPDPSEAESSEQRTEFFNRIMQVAQMMQQLEDGRPPAVIPPKGELTKENLVDAKWQAVGPAVFNGLMNRMGVETSETSPALLAFDDVLTAVREDDVLAANEKLREYDKLLRSMPLASAGMDRAAAESWLNHFNPTAQGVLLYLIAILLGFASFLFRSEKIRSATFWVLVGVFVIHTIAIVARVYISGRAPVINLYSSAVFIGWACVLLGLVLETIYPIGIANLVSGFIGISTLSVARFLDTQDTLHVLQAVLDTQFWLSTHVITVTAGYAVTFLAGFIGICALVHRMATGYDAYPAGKRPKESEEFQQILYRMMYGVTCFAIFFSFIGTVLGGLWADDSWGRFWGWDPKENGAMMIVLWNALLLHARWDKQVGARGFAALAVLGNIVTAWSWFGTNQLGIGLHSYGFTSGALYTLGGFVTFNLVFVGIALLVTRSFAVAGRNANAG; encoded by the coding sequence GTGGTAATTTCAAAGGTGATGAACGTGGCAACCGGAACCGTATCGAATTCTGCATCTCGCAGCCATGCGAGCAGCACGACTTCCGCTCCATTGGCAATCCTAAAAACTCTCGGCTCCTTGAAAATCACCGTCGCCATGTTTGCGATGGGGATTCTCATCGTACTGTTTGGTACGTTAGCCCAGGACGAGATGGATTTGTCGCAGGTCAAACGGGAATTTTTTAACTGCTGGATTGCCAGCATTCCGCTGGATATCCTGTTTCCGGTGACCCTCTTTCCCCACGAATTGCCGTACTTGGGTGGCTTTGGATTCTACTTCCCAGGTGGAGCAACCATCGGTCTGATTTTGCTGATCAACTTGATCGCGGCCAAGACCACACGCTTTTCCATCCAGGGCAAAGGCGGGAAACTGTGGGCTGGAATTCTGATAGCGGCCCTCGGTGCTGCCCTGGTTACCGTGGTGATTGTCGGTGGGCATGCTACCGATGGACTGCAGGGAAAACCGCCCATTACCTACGACACCCTGTGGAATCTGATGAAGGGTGGTTTCGTGCTGTTGACCCTGGCATTGATGACCTACGCCATCCTTGCCAAGATACCACGCCTAGCGCGCATCTTGGCGGGAACTTCGGCCGTCATTCTATTCGGAGTGAGCGCGCTGGTGCTCTCAGGTGGTGAGTCGGTACGGCTAGACGACCCTGGCCTGAGAATTGTTTGGCAACTCCTGCAAGCCACCATCGCCTCCAGTGTGATGTTAGCCGGACTGTGGTTGATCTTTGGTAAGCGTGGCGGCAACGTATTGATTCACATCGGCGTCGGCCTGCTGATGGTCGGCCAATTCGTGTTTGGTGACCGGCAGGTCGAACAGCGAATCGGTTTGGCCGAGGGAACTAAGACCAACTTAGTGGTCATTGAAGACCAAACCGAGATCGCACTCATCGATACCAGCGACTCCGAAAACGACACGGTCTACGCCATTCCTGAAGCACTGGTGCGCAAAGTGGCTGGGAAGGATACGGTGATTGATGACCCCGCCTTACCCTGCAAGGTCAAAGTCTTGCAGTGGATGAGAAATAGCACCTTGGCGCAGATTACCGATCCCGACAACAACCCTGCCACCAGTGGATTTGGATTGCAAGCAATCGCGGTCGAAGCGACCCCTGTGGGAGCGGCCATTATGGATGCTCGCAATATTGGTGCCGCCTACGTGCAATTGATCGACCGAGAAACCGATAAGCCGATCGAAACGTTGCTCCTGAGTCAGCAAATGAATGACATCTCGCAATTGACGGCAGCGATGGAGTCCGATCAGTACGAGGCGGTCACTATCGATGGTAAGTCTTTCGAAGTCGGCATCCGGTTTCGCCAGAGCCGCAAGCCGTACGACGTCGAATTGGTGGACGTGGAACGTATCAACTACAGTGGGACCGACACTCCGCGTGACTACTCATCACGAATTGTGATTACCGATCGAGAATCGGGAGATTCGCAAGAGGGGAAGACTTGGATGAACAATCCCATTCGCTACAAGGGGGAAACGTTCTACCAAAGTCGCTACAACCAGATTCCAACGCCCAACGGAGAGGTCATCGAGACGACCGGACTGCAGGTGGTGGAGAATGCAGGTTGGGTGATTCCCTACATGAGCTGCATGATGGTTTTTGTAGGCATGTTTGCACACTTTGGAGTTACCTTCCTGACCTTTTCCAATCGCTACGCACGAGGCAGCATCCCCAATGCGCAGACGACCAAGCGTGGGGCTGGGGGGCTGGTTTCGAGATTGGGAATCGCGGCGGTATCGCTCGGCGTGTGTGGCTTGGTGTGCGGGTACTTTGCGAAACCTCAGCACTATTCACGCGATCAGCTCAATTTGAACATTGTTAATAACTTGCCGGTGCAGCATGAAGGGCGGATCAAGCCCTTTGACACGGTCGCCCGAAATGTTCTGCAAACGATCAGCCAACCGATCTTTGGAAGCGTTCCCTATGTCAAAGATGAGCATGGGGAAAAGCGCCAGCCTAGCGAATGGTTGCTCGGTGTCATGGCAGGCCAAGATTGGGTTCGCAAGGCTGAAGTCTTTCGGATTTACGCGCCCGAAGTGCGGGGCTTGTTCGATCTGCCTCCACGCAAGGGGTATCGCTACTCCTACGCCGAGCTTGAGCCGAAGTTGCCAACCTTCCGTGAAGAGATCGCACCGCTCCGCGCGAAGGAGTCTGATACGTTCGACTTTTTCGAAAAGAAATTGGCCCAATTGCACGGGCAGATAAATCTGTACGACTTGTTGTATCTGAGCTATCAGATGCCACCCTTGCCCGATCCTTCAGAAGCGGAGTCGTCGGAGCAACGCACCGAGTTTTTCAACCGGATTATGCAAGTTGCTCAAATGATGCAGCAATTGGAGGATGGCCGCCCGCCGGCAGTCATCCCACCGAAGGGTGAGTTGACCAAAGAGAATTTGGTAGATGCCAAGTGGCAGGCTGTAGGACCCGCGGTATTCAATGGATTGATGAACCGAATGGGGGTTGAGACCTCTGAGACCAGTCCCGCTTTGCTGGCCTTTGACGATGTTTTGACGGCCGTTCGCGAAGACGATGTCTTGGCCGCGAACGAAAAGCTTCGCGAGTACGACAAGCTTCTGCGAAGTATGCCTCTCGCTTCCGCTGGAATGGACCGAGCTGCAGCCGAAAGCTGGTTGAACCATTTCAACCCCACCGCACAAGGTGTGTTGCTTTACTTGATCGCCATCTTGCTTGGTTTTGCAAGCTTCCTGTTCCGCAGCGAGAAGATTCGCAGCGCGACGTTTTGGGTATTGGTCGGGGTCTTTGTGATTCATACCATCGCCATTGTGGCTCGAGTCTATATCTCGGGTCGCGCCCCGGTGATCAACCTGTACTCTTCTGCCGTGTTTATCGGTTGGGCCTGCGTTTTGTTGGGATTGGTGCTGGAGACTATTTATCCCATTGGCATCGCCAACCTGGTTTCCGGATTCATCGGTATCTCGACACTGAGTGTCGCTAGATTCTTGGATACGCAGGACACGCTGCATGTGTTGCAAGCGGTCTTGGATACGCAGTTCTGGCTGTCGACTCACGTTATTACGGTGACGGCGGGGTATGCGGTGACGTTCTTGGCGGGCTTCATTGGTATTTGTGCTCTGGTGCATCGGATGGCTACTGGGTACGACGCGTATCCGGCCGGCAAACGTCCGAAGGAATCGGAAGAGTTTCAGCAGATTTTGTACCGCATGATGTACGGTGTCACGTGCTTCGCCATCTTCTTCAGCTTCATCGGTACGGTTCTAGGAGGCTTGTGGGCCGATGATAGTTGGGGGCGTTTCTGGGGATGGGACCCCAAGGAAAACGGGGCGATGATGATCGTGCTATGGAACGCACTCTTGCTGCACGCACGTTGGGATAAACAAGTGGGGGCACGTGGATTTGCCGCCCTAGCCGTGCTGGGGAATATTGTCACTGCTTGGTCCTGGTTTGGAACCAACCAGTTGGGTATCGGTTTGCATAGCTACGGCTTTACCAGCGGGGCCTTGTATACCTTGGGTGGTTTTGTGACCTTCAATCTCGTGTTCGTCGGGATTGCCTTGCTTGTGACTCGATCCTTTGCGGTGGCCGGGAGGAATGCAAACGCAGGATGA
- a CDS encoding helix-turn-helix domain-containing protein, which yields MSNFVPLEEAAKKLGVNADALVEMLSRGEIFGYRDGGSWKFKPTEIERVASEMAGGALDEDPAGSSILMSGSELGLGSSVGSDLLAGDDGAGVDSDVSVVADPSSGSDVRLVSKAPDAPQPPADEGKELQLAADDDDDDELSLSVEDGDDLLAAASDAGSGTGSSVGSDVELAGSDLGLLGGSSGSDIPLSGSDSLDLAPGSDASNVLAGDSELSLAASDDLIQGDSDPAIESGLMDLQGSDLELADDGDLVLSGGSDLALGNDSGINLMSPSDSGISLEDEPLDLAASGISGLDLAVEGSDVQSPSSGGSAVDFQQDEEFQLSSASGALEVDDDSGSQVIELEDSTEFGDAAVALPDDGFDAFGDGDAVGSFDDGSEGFGEVAPAGAAVVTGAPEVPYNLLEVLSLLGILMLMCLSGILVSDVVRNMWAWAGEGSSLTSGFTETLVSAVGGK from the coding sequence ATGTCCAATTTCGTTCCGCTTGAAGAGGCTGCCAAGAAACTTGGCGTCAATGCAGATGCGTTAGTTGAGATGCTCTCGCGCGGTGAAATATTTGGTTACCGCGACGGTGGTAGTTGGAAGTTCAAGCCGACGGAAATTGAGCGCGTGGCCAGTGAAATGGCAGGCGGAGCCCTCGACGAAGACCCCGCTGGCTCCTCGATTCTCATGTCGGGTTCGGAGCTTGGGTTGGGGAGTTCCGTAGGTAGCGATTTGTTGGCCGGTGACGATGGAGCTGGGGTCGATAGCGATGTCTCCGTGGTGGCTGATCCCAGTTCTGGAAGCGATGTGCGTTTAGTCAGCAAAGCTCCCGATGCTCCACAACCGCCGGCGGACGAGGGCAAGGAGTTGCAGTTAGCTGCTGACGACGATGATGATGACGAGTTGTCGCTGTCGGTAGAAGACGGCGACGATCTCCTAGCTGCGGCCTCGGATGCGGGATCTGGAACGGGTTCCTCGGTGGGCAGCGACGTTGAATTGGCGGGATCGGACCTAGGATTGTTGGGGGGTTCCTCGGGGAGTGATATTCCGCTTTCGGGTTCCGATTCGCTGGACTTGGCCCCCGGATCTGACGCCTCCAACGTCTTGGCGGGTGATTCCGAGTTGAGCTTGGCCGCCAGTGATGATTTGATTCAGGGGGATAGCGATCCGGCAATTGAGTCGGGGCTGATGGATTTGCAGGGCAGCGACTTGGAACTGGCCGATGACGGCGATTTGGTCCTGAGCGGCGGCAGCGACCTGGCGCTCGGAAACGACAGTGGCATCAATTTGATGAGCCCTTCGGACAGTGGAATCTCATTGGAAGATGAGCCGTTGGATTTGGCTGCCAGCGGTATTTCTGGACTCGACTTGGCCGTTGAGGGCTCGGACGTTCAGAGCCCCTCGTCGGGTGGTTCAGCTGTGGATTTTCAGCAAGATGAAGAGTTTCAGTTGTCGTCGGCCTCCGGTGCGTTGGAAGTAGACGATGACAGTGGATCGCAGGTTATCGAGCTGGAGGATTCGACCGAATTCGGCGATGCAGCGGTAGCGCTGCCCGATGATGGCTTCGACGCGTTTGGCGATGGGGATGCGGTCGGCAGCTTCGATGATGGCTCGGAAGGGTTTGGCGAAGTTGCTCCAGCGGGCGCTGCGGTCGTGACGGGTGCCCCTGAAGTCCCCTACAACCTGTTGGAAGTTCTGAGCTTGCTCGGCATTCTAATGCTCATGTGCTTGTCGGGAATTTTGGTGAGCGATGTCGTCCGCAATATGTGGGCTTGGGCTGGAGAGGGAAGTTCGCTGACCAGTGGTTTCACCGAGACGTTGGTGAGTGCCGTGGGTGGCAAGTAG
- a CDS encoding MotA/TolQ/ExbB proton channel family protein gives MSNRYKEVVTHVNQHRRAKRESYALSLPPVLLFGSIAALTFFGLIFAGPLDFAILHRYCLSHPVAVTSVSLFFVGLAGLTIKWYQVTVQSKLTSKAAQTLQRLLVDGEDIAASQRPEWLAASWQAQPAKIQHSWFGNRISRVIELQINRGRRHQLEADLKSLSEADADRQHESYSLLRIIHWAMPMLGFLGTVLGISQTLGQLDTKMLATQQQDAMNQLTAGLYVAFDTTAIALILTVVSMFLQFGISRLEMNLLNRIDSDSGDGLIGYLSDDPLDSQIALMEPLRELSTNLLQAVQQLTEEQAAIWGRSMSESFRHWKSWSEDASQRIESEIGNRVGESLQRHVSDLQRIQDEGNRQVDLRLQQWQTTLSDQARQLQNQQKEIIRQTDTMHKLSESVVDLRGLEETVHDSVARMENVTRIEEASLCIGEAVAVLATTLERAGAFRTPTRPRMAKKEEAPPETHADDSQPATPSQRKAA, from the coding sequence TTGTCGAATCGCTACAAGGAAGTGGTGACACACGTGAATCAACATCGTCGTGCAAAAAGGGAAAGCTACGCGCTCTCCCTACCGCCGGTATTGCTGTTTGGCTCAATCGCCGCTCTCACCTTTTTCGGCTTGATCTTCGCTGGCCCACTCGATTTTGCCATCCTGCATCGCTACTGCTTAAGTCACCCTGTAGCGGTGACGAGCGTATCGCTCTTTTTCGTGGGCTTGGCGGGACTGACCATCAAGTGGTATCAAGTCACCGTGCAGTCCAAGCTGACGTCGAAGGCCGCACAGACCCTTCAGAGATTACTGGTCGACGGCGAAGACATCGCCGCTTCACAGCGCCCCGAATGGCTGGCCGCCAGCTGGCAAGCGCAACCAGCCAAGATTCAACACAGTTGGTTTGGGAATCGGATATCGCGGGTCATCGAGCTGCAAATCAATCGCGGACGTCGGCACCAACTGGAAGCGGATTTGAAATCCCTATCCGAGGCCGACGCGGATCGCCAACACGAGAGCTACAGCCTACTGCGCATCATCCACTGGGCTATGCCCATGCTGGGCTTTCTAGGGACCGTCCTTGGCATCTCTCAGACTCTGGGGCAGCTCGACACCAAGATGCTGGCTACCCAGCAGCAAGATGCGATGAACCAGTTGACGGCGGGGTTGTACGTCGCCTTCGATACCACCGCCATCGCGTTGATTCTGACGGTGGTCTCCATGTTTCTTCAGTTCGGTATCAGCCGACTGGAAATGAATTTGCTGAACCGCATCGACTCGGACTCCGGGGATGGCCTGATCGGCTATCTGTCGGATGACCCGCTCGATTCGCAAATCGCACTCATGGAACCCCTGCGAGAACTCTCCACCAACCTCTTGCAAGCCGTACAACAGTTGACCGAAGAGCAAGCCGCAATCTGGGGACGCTCGATGTCGGAGAGTTTCCGCCACTGGAAATCCTGGAGCGAAGATGCCTCCCAACGCATCGAATCGGAAATTGGCAATCGCGTCGGGGAATCGCTGCAGCGCCACGTGAGTGATCTTCAACGCATTCAGGATGAAGGCAACCGACAAGTGGACCTACGGTTGCAGCAGTGGCAAACGACCCTCAGCGATCAAGCTCGACAACTACAAAACCAGCAAAAGGAAATCATTCGCCAAACCGACACGATGCACAAGCTTTCGGAGTCGGTGGTCGATCTACGCGGCTTGGAAGAGACGGTCCACGACAGCGTTGCCCGCATGGAGAATGTAACTCGGATCGAAGAGGCCTCGCTGTGCATTGGCGAAGCGGTTGCGGTGCTCGCTACCACCCTGGAGCGTGCTGGCGCCTTCCGCACTCCGACACGCCCGCGGATGGCTAAAAAGGAGGAAGCCCCTCCAGAGACACACGCCGATGACAGCCAGCCTGCCACCCCATCACAAAGGAAGGCCGCATGA